One Melospiza melodia melodia isolate bMelMel2 chromosome 29, bMelMel2.pri, whole genome shotgun sequence DNA segment encodes these proteins:
- the IL18 gene encoding interleukin-18 isoform X2, translating to MSDEEILVYAVELGKNFCLYFEDDDELECDALCKEKTLHRVLRNVNSQLLVVRPDLNVAAFEDVTDQEMQSGKGMLFSIHCYKTTTPLAGLPVAFTVQVENKSYYMCCERECGKMIVRFKEGEVPKEISGESNFIFFKKTFTPCCSQAFKFEYSMEQGMFLAFEEEGYLRKLILKKLSEDEVDETMKISLCKFSQNENHNL from the exons ATGAGTGATGAAGAGATTCTGGTGTATGCAGTAGAACTTGGAAAAAATTTCTGCCTCTATTTTGAAG ACGACGATG AGCTGGAGTGTGATGCCCTGTGCAAGGAAAAGACCCTGCACCGAGTGCTGAGGAACGTGAACAGCCAGCTGCTGGTGGTGCGCCCCGACCTGAACGTGGCAGCCTTTGAGGATGTGACAGACCAGGAGATGCAATCTG GCAAGGGGATGCTTTTCAGCATCCACTGCTACAAAACCACCACACCCTTAGCTGGGCTGCCCGTGGCCTTCACCGTCCAAGTGGAAAACAAGAGTTACTACATGTGCTGTgagagggaatgtgggaaaatgaTCGTCAGGTTCAAG GAAGGAGAAGTTCCCAAAGAAATTTCTGGTGAAAGCAACTTCATCTTTTTCAAAAAGACATTTACACCTTGCTGCTCCCAAGCATTTAAGTTTGAATACTCCATGGAGCAGGGAATGTTCTTGGCCTTTGAGGAAGAAGGCTACTTGAGAAAATTAATCCTTAAGAAACTGTCAGAAGATGAAGTAGATGAAACCATGAAGATAAGTTTATGTAAGTTCAGTcaaaatgaaaatcacaacctatga
- the IL18 gene encoding interleukin-18 isoform X1, whose product MMSLMSFSELLSRDIHSARINCQDVRRQQLKCAEFWLILPAELECDALCKEKTLHRVLRNVNSQLLVVRPDLNVAAFEDVTDQEMQSGKGMLFSIHCYKTTTPLAGLPVAFTVQVENKSYYMCCERECGKMIVRFKEGEVPKEISGESNFIFFKKTFTPCCSQAFKFEYSMEQGMFLAFEEEGYLRKLILKKLSEDEVDETMKISLCKFSQNENHNL is encoded by the exons ATGATGAGTTTGATGTCATTCTCAGAACTCCTTTCACGTGACATCCACAGTGCCAGGATTAACTGTCAGGATGTGAGGAGACAACAGCTGAAATGTGCAGAATTTTGGTTGATTCTTCCTGCAGAGCTGGAGTGTGATGCCCTGTGCAAGGAAAAGACCCTGCACCGAGTGCTGAGGAACGTGAACAGCCAGCTGCTGGTGGTGCGCCCCGACCTGAACGTGGCAGCCTTTGAGGATGTGACAGACCAGGAGATGCAATCTG GCAAGGGGATGCTTTTCAGCATCCACTGCTACAAAACCACCACACCCTTAGCTGGGCTGCCCGTGGCCTTCACCGTCCAAGTGGAAAACAAGAGTTACTACATGTGCTGTgagagggaatgtgggaaaatgaTCGTCAGGTTCAAG GAAGGAGAAGTTCCCAAAGAAATTTCTGGTGAAAGCAACTTCATCTTTTTCAAAAAGACATTTACACCTTGCTGCTCCCAAGCATTTAAGTTTGAATACTCCATGGAGCAGGGAATGTTCTTGGCCTTTGAGGAAGAAGGCTACTTGAGAAAATTAATCCTTAAGAAACTGTCAGAAGATGAAGTAGATGAAACCATGAAGATAAGTTTATGTAAGTTCAGTcaaaatgaaaatcacaacctatga